The DNA window GTTGAAGAGAGCGACGTATTTGTCTTCGCTCCCCACGGCGTCGGCCGTCCAGACGATCAGGTTCTTCTTGCGGTAGACCTGACGGTTGTTGGTGCTGTTCTGGTTGAGTTCCAGCATCTCGGGGTTGGTCAGCATCTCTTTCGTGAAGTCATCCAGCCTCGTCATGTCGCCACCGAAGATCAGGGGTGAGCGGGCGATGCTCCACAGCGACATCAGGGTGTACTGTTCGTCGCGGGTGAAGTGGGTCGGTCGGTCGAACTCGACGATTCCAATGGGGAGCATGTCGGCATCCGGGAAGTGCCCGGGTCCCCGGAACGGCGTCCATGCGTCGGTCCTCTCGAACATCGCGTAGAGCAATCCCCAGCGGTCCCAGAAGTCGTCGGTGATCCGCCACATGTTCGCGTGCGCCATGACGTGGGGGCCGGCGGTGACCGGAGTCGCACCCGGAGAGAGGCTGAGCACGATCTTTCGGCCGGTTTTGGTGATCGCCTTGCGGATCGCCTCGATCTCGGCCCGCTGGACCTCGTCGTAAGGTCGCGAGATGTCATCGACCTTGACGAAGTCGACACCCCACGAGGCATAGAGAGCGAAGATCGAATCGTAGTAGGCCTGGCCGCCGGCCTTGGTCGCGTCGACACCGAACATGTCCGGATTCCACGGGCAGATGGAGTCGGTGTTGGCGATGTCGCGAGCCCGGAGGTCGGTTCCGAGCACCGGTGTGTTCGCTTCGACCGCCTGCCGGGGGATGCCCCTCATGATGTGAATGCCGAACCGCAGCCCCTTCGAATGGACGAAGTCCGCCAGCGGCTTGAAACCCTTGCCGCCGGCGGCGGAGGGAAAGCGGTTCTCCGCAGGAATTAGGCGGCTGTGATCGTCCATCGCCAGCTCCGCGCCCGGCGTGTAGTAGTGACCTTTCGCATTCGGCTCGTACCACTGGATGTCGACCGTCAGGATGTCGTAGCCGGAGGGCAGGAGGTGCTCGGCCATGGCGTCCGCCTGTTCGCGGATCTGGGCCTCGGTCACACTGGTGCCGAAAATGTCCCAGCTGTTCCAACCCAGCGGCGGCTTCTCGGCCCATTCATGGAAGTGGCCGGGTGATTCCGCAGGAGCTGCGGCGGCCAATAGGTTGAGGAAACTTAGGGAGAGAAGAAATCGGGTCATCGGGTGGAGGTGTTGGGAATCACGGACGGGTTTGCCGGGGCATTCCAAGACTTGGATTTTACCGCCGGGCGCGCCCCGTAGAAACGGATTTTGGCCCGGAATCCCGACAGTTTCATGGAAAATGGGCGCAATCTTCGATGCGAATGTCGGGTTTGCGGCCTGGACCGGGTTCTCATGAGGTGAAGGGGATGAGATCCTCGAAACCCATCACCATCCGGTGATCTACCCATTTGGGCCAATCCCCAATTTGTGGTATTTTCTCATTACGCCAACCAACCCACTGAAATGAAGCAAACCCATCGTCAAACCCGTCGCGGTTTCACTCTCATCGAACTGATGGTCGTGATCGTGATCGTCGCGGCCCTCGTCGCGATCTCTTTCGTCGTCGGCAAGCGGGCCATCCGTGCCTCGCGCACCGCCGCCGAGCTCAGCAATCTCCGCCAGGCGGCTCTTGCGGTGAGCGCCTACTCGACCGACATCGGATACTTCCCCGCAGGCTACAACTGGACCTCGGGCAAGTCGTGGGCCACGGCAACCTTGGAGTACACGCTCGGCGAGGGTGGTGGATCGATCCAGGGTGACACCTTCCGTTCTCCGGTCCTGAACGTGAAAGTGGATCCGGGTGCTGACTGGACCGTTACTCATTTCGGTGGTAATCCGTATGTTTTCGCCGACTCGGGTCCGCCGGACCGGAATACCGGAGAAGCGGCGCCGAAGTGGCGCGTTACCCAGAACCGCCTGATGCGCCCGGCCGAGCAGTTCCTTCTTTGCAGCATGCCGCCCGCGGGTGAGGACGCCCAGTACAAGTCCGCGCACGCCATCGCTTGGGCGATGCGCAACATGGCGGGAGGCGGTTTTCCGGCCGATGGTACGGTTCCAAAAAGCAACCGTAACCTTGCCCAGAAGCCTCTGAAGCTGCCCGACGGCCTAGCCGATGAGCAGCAGTACAATGACCTTCCCGACTTCTTCCGCTTCGGCGACGGCAAGGGGATGTTCGTCTTCGCCGACGGCCACGTGGAGCGGATGGCTCCGGGTGACCTGAAGCAGAAGCATTTGGCAATTTCTTACTGATCGATGGGATCGTTACGAAGCGCTTGGGGTATTCATGGACCCCAAGCGCTTTTTCGTATCGTTCGGGACCGCCCTTCTGACATCCTGCTGCGATTCTACCTGTCACGATGAAACCTCCGCCTGTCTTCCCGTCTTTCCTGGTGGTCGCTTCGTTGCTTTCTTGTGCCGTCGCCTA is part of the Haloferula helveola genome and encodes:
- a CDS encoding NPCBM/NEW2 domain-containing protein, whose protein sequence is MTRFLLSLSFLNLLAAAAPAESPGHFHEWAEKPPLGWNSWDIFGTSVTEAQIREQADAMAEHLLPSGYDILTVDIQWYEPNAKGHYYTPGAELAMDDHSRLIPAENRFPSAAGGKGFKPLADFVHSKGLRFGIHIMRGIPRQAVEANTPVLGTDLRARDIANTDSICPWNPDMFGVDATKAGGQAYYDSIFALYASWGVDFVKVDDISRPYDEVQRAEIEAIRKAITKTGRKIVLSLSPGATPVTAGPHVMAHANMWRITDDFWDRWGLLYAMFERTDAWTPFRGPGHFPDADMLPIGIVEFDRPTHFTRDEQYTLMSLWSIARSPLIFGGDMTRLDDFTKEMLTNPEMLELNQNSTNNRQVYRKKNLIVWTADAVGSEDKYVALFNAQSKGEELDFANADYASPVIAGLGRSQEVEVSLKDGKRLVLYVKDAGDGFEFDHAVWVDPVLRGPSGERKLTELTWSQADSGWGQPRVNRTCEDQPLMVDGQEVGGIGTHSNSMIVYDLPEGFDRFTAKGVVTNKGSVVFGVLVDRGGEQVQDETEVAVQLKDIGIEGKVMVRDLWKREIIGEFEGEFSQTIPLHGAGLYRLRPTP
- a CDS encoding type II secretion system protein gives rise to the protein MKQTHRQTRRGFTLIELMVVIVIVAALVAISFVVGKRAIRASRTAAELSNLRQAALAVSAYSTDIGYFPAGYNWTSGKSWATATLEYTLGEGGGSIQGDTFRSPVLNVKVDPGADWTVTHFGGNPYVFADSGPPDRNTGEAAPKWRVTQNRLMRPAEQFLLCSMPPAGEDAQYKSAHAIAWAMRNMAGGGFPADGTVPKSNRNLAQKPLKLPDGLADEQQYNDLPDFFRFGDGKGMFVFADGHVERMAPGDLKQKHLAISY